In Pseudomonas rhizosphaerae, one DNA window encodes the following:
- a CDS encoding CbtA family protein: MIRHIARTAGFSGLLAALLLTVLQSLWVSPLILQGETYETASAQHEHDEASAAGHEHAEAWEPEDGWQRVLSTAGGNLVVAVGFALMLVALYTLRAPGRTAQGLLWGLGGFAVFCLAPNLGLPPELPGTQAADLMLRQTWWIGTAASTAAGLALLVFGRGTLLKALGLAIVLVPHLIGAPQPEHHSSLAPQALEQQFIVASLVTNAVFWLALGLISAWLFRRAGR; encoded by the coding sequence ATGATCAGGCATATCGCACGAACCGCTGGTTTCAGCGGATTGTTGGCCGCCCTGCTGCTGACAGTGCTGCAGAGCTTGTGGGTCTCGCCGCTGATTCTTCAGGGCGAGACCTATGAAACCGCCTCTGCCCAGCACGAGCATGACGAGGCTTCCGCTGCCGGGCACGAACACGCCGAGGCCTGGGAGCCGGAAGACGGCTGGCAGCGCGTGCTATCCACCGCCGGAGGCAATCTGGTGGTCGCCGTGGGGTTCGCCCTGATGCTGGTGGCGTTGTATACGCTGCGCGCTCCTGGGCGCACTGCTCAGGGACTGTTGTGGGGACTGGGCGGATTCGCGGTGTTCTGTCTGGCGCCGAACCTGGGCCTGCCGCCGGAACTGCCCGGCACCCAGGCAGCGGACCTGATGCTGCGCCAGACCTGGTGGATAGGTACCGCGGCGTCCACCGCGGCAGGCCTGGCATTGCTGGTGTTCGGCCGTGGCACGCTGCTCAAAGCCCTGGGACTGGCCATCGTGTTGGTACCGCACCTGATCGGCGCGCCGCAACCCGAGCATCATTCGAGCCTGGCACCGCAGGCCCTGGAGCAGCAGTTCATCGTCGCCTCGCTGGTGACCAACGCCGTGTTCTGGCTGGCGCTGGGGCTTATCAGCGCCTGGTTGTTCCGCCGAGCCGGTCGCTGA
- a CDS encoding CbtB domain-containing protein codes for MSTTASTPEHVLPSAGTLAQRIALAIGTFLLGCCLVGFAGFSHIEAVHNAAHDTRHSAAFPCH; via the coding sequence ATGTCTACCACCGCCTCCACCCCCGAACACGTCCTGCCGTCCGCCGGCACCCTGGCGCAGCGCATCGCCCTGGCGATCGGCACCTTTCTGCTGGGCTGCTGCCTGGTAGGCTTCGCCGGCTTCTCGCACATCGAGGCGGTGCACAACGCCGCGCACGATACCCGGCACAGCGCCGCCTTTCCGTGCCATTGA